In one Bryobacteraceae bacterium genomic region, the following are encoded:
- a CDS encoding carboxypeptidase regulatory-like domain-containing protein, with protein sequence MAYLIRRCVTLAAFATFLSLITTPISAQTSRGTLTGAVRDQQAAAVPGVNVELTNQATNVARSTTTNEIGFFRFDAVDLGDYTVTVKQTGFQTFVKRSIPVLANQTVTLDVVLEVGETSTTIEVVAQTEVALQYESPVRGSNYQAASIRELPLPVRNPVSLAFTAPGVSTTRYSFGTGGGQTGRLAVNGSRGRSNNFLLDGTENNDISIAGQAFEVKNPDAVQEMSIQTSNFDAEFGRAGGAVVNVITKSGTNQFHGSANFLLDVTNDDAITSTQSLSPEIVARGKPPQGTEQFYGGTIGGPIVKDRSFFFFAYQKDRQFSTSTNIVRTLSGRGKATLNEVFPSGRNPRADLYRNMLGNLEATGQFFLEQLGDGRPALEFGSAISPFGQTLDDDQYIARVDHRFSDNDLVSGRYMISSIKSPHQIGTPFFPGFATSQFQRFQNAAITYTRIFSPSWTNELRVPYNRITLDFPNDAENPLAATMSRYVVAGNPTDFGVSPSFPQGRIANNYLLQDTVSHVHGAHTLRFGMDVLAQRSRQFAPAAFRGVLTYNASTGYSGFANFLDDFGGATGTVQRDFGSALYYPELTRHQYFVQDRWRATQSLTVTLGLRYENHGTPMNSVGKASFSGLFNVDPVTFTGPYSELTKVKADNNNWAPSLGLAYSPAVSGGLLGRILGDRKSVIRTGYQIGYDTFFNNIASNAQASSPNLLATQVVSSATAQNLRGLANFSSFLPTTARSPQPADTQTLAISGLRNPYYQKWSFGVQRELPGQFVLDLSYVGTSGTRLFINEDSNPVAPSSLRITPVANPPVPASRMTSRLDNIQGGRTTRTNGGHSSYHAMQVAANRRLFQGFQVRLAYTWSKLLDNASEIFSPAGINSSSLAAVPAVFGGQARERAVSTFDRTQRLVMAYVYDLPWMKNQRNIAGRVLGGWSVSGITTFESGVPFNVVNGLNADGIGGSGDRPNYNPNGQRNVRAVFSSTSPTGYINPDAGGAPIDPAQAEFIGLPAQSGANPGVTGNLGRNVRRTPGINNFDVTLTKSVKIAENWRFQFRTEFFNFFNHPQYGSPSISPFSPGEGVFAASVATSGAGQFLNLSLPDGGGRVIRYQVKLLF encoded by the coding sequence ATGGCGTACCTCATTCGCAGGTGTGTTACTCTCGCCGCGTTCGCGACCTTTCTTTCTCTGATAACGACCCCGATTTCCGCGCAGACCAGCCGTGGAACGCTGACCGGCGCAGTCCGTGACCAGCAGGCGGCGGCGGTTCCGGGCGTCAACGTCGAACTCACCAACCAGGCGACGAACGTGGCCCGATCCACGACGACGAACGAGATCGGTTTCTTCCGTTTCGACGCGGTGGACCTCGGCGACTACACGGTGACGGTGAAGCAGACCGGCTTCCAGACGTTCGTGAAGCGATCGATTCCGGTGCTCGCCAACCAGACGGTTACCCTCGACGTTGTGCTCGAGGTGGGCGAAACTTCGACGACGATCGAGGTGGTGGCGCAGACTGAGGTGGCGCTGCAGTACGAAAGCCCCGTCCGCGGGAGCAACTACCAGGCCGCATCGATTCGTGAGCTGCCGCTTCCGGTGCGCAATCCGGTGTCGCTGGCGTTCACGGCGCCGGGCGTTTCCACTACGCGGTACAGCTTCGGCACCGGGGGCGGGCAGACCGGGCGGTTGGCGGTGAACGGTTCGCGAGGGCGGTCCAACAACTTCCTGCTCGACGGTACGGAGAACAACGACATCTCGATCGCCGGACAGGCGTTCGAGGTGAAGAATCCGGACGCGGTGCAGGAGATGTCGATTCAGACGTCGAACTTCGACGCCGAGTTCGGGCGCGCTGGCGGGGCGGTGGTGAACGTGATCACCAAAAGCGGCACCAACCAGTTCCATGGGTCGGCGAATTTCCTGCTTGATGTGACCAACGACGACGCGATTACGAGCACGCAATCGCTGTCGCCGGAGATAGTGGCGCGCGGGAAGCCTCCGCAGGGAACCGAGCAATTCTATGGCGGGACGATCGGTGGGCCGATCGTGAAGGACCGGTCCTTCTTCTTCTTCGCGTATCAAAAAGACAGGCAGTTTTCGACGTCGACCAACATCGTGCGGACGCTATCGGGGCGCGGTAAAGCGACGCTTAACGAAGTGTTTCCAAGCGGGCGCAACCCGCGCGCGGATCTGTACCGGAACATGCTCGGGAATCTGGAGGCGACGGGGCAGTTTTTCCTCGAGCAACTGGGCGACGGGCGTCCGGCGCTCGAGTTCGGGTCCGCGATTTCGCCGTTCGGGCAGACGCTCGACGACGACCAGTACATCGCGCGGGTGGACCACCGCTTTAGCGACAACGACCTGGTGTCGGGCCGGTACATGATCAGCAGCATCAAGAGCCCGCACCAGATCGGTACGCCGTTCTTCCCCGGATTCGCGACATCGCAATTCCAGCGGTTTCAGAACGCCGCGATCACCTACACGCGGATCTTTTCGCCATCCTGGACGAACGAACTGCGCGTGCCTTACAACCGGATCACGCTGGACTTCCCCAACGACGCAGAGAACCCGCTGGCGGCGACGATGTCGCGTTACGTGGTGGCCGGCAACCCGACGGATTTCGGCGTTTCACCGTCGTTCCCGCAGGGGCGCATCGCAAACAACTACCTGCTGCAGGACACGGTGAGCCACGTGCACGGCGCGCATACGCTACGGTTCGGGATGGACGTGCTAGCGCAGCGGTCGCGACAGTTCGCTCCGGCCGCTTTTCGGGGCGTTCTTACCTACAACGCGTCAACTGGGTATTCCGGGTTCGCGAATTTCCTCGACGACTTCGGCGGAGCCACGGGCACGGTGCAGCGCGACTTCGGCAGCGCGCTGTACTATCCGGAACTGACGCGGCACCAATATTTTGTCCAGGACCGGTGGCGGGCGACGCAGTCACTGACGGTGACGCTCGGACTGCGCTACGAGAACCATGGAACGCCGATGAACAGCGTCGGCAAAGCGTCGTTCTCGGGGCTATTCAACGTGGACCCAGTGACGTTTACCGGGCCCTACAGCGAACTGACGAAGGTGAAGGCGGATAACAATAACTGGGCTCCGTCGCTCGGCCTGGCCTATTCGCCGGCGGTGAGCGGGGGCCTGCTGGGGCGTATCCTCGGCGACCGCAAGTCCGTGATCCGGACGGGCTACCAGATCGGCTACGACACGTTCTTCAACAACATTGCTTCGAACGCGCAGGCGTCGAGCCCGAACCTGCTGGCGACGCAGGTGGTGTCTTCGGCGACGGCCCAGAACCTGCGCGGACTCGCGAATTTCTCTTCCTTTCTACCCACCACGGCGCGCTCGCCGCAACCGGCCGACACGCAGACGCTCGCGATCTCGGGCCTACGGAATCCGTACTACCAGAAATGGTCGTTCGGTGTGCAGCGGGAGTTACCGGGACAGTTCGTGCTCGATCTTTCGTATGTGGGCACGTCCGGGACGCGGCTGTTCATTAACGAGGATTCGAACCCCGTGGCGCCGTCTTCGCTGCGGATCACGCCGGTGGCGAATCCGCCTGTTCCGGCTTCGCGGATGACGAGCCGGTTGGACAATATCCAAGGCGGCCGGACGACGCGAACCAACGGCGGCCATTCGAGCTATCACGCGATGCAAGTGGCCGCGAACCGGCGGCTGTTTCAGGGTTTCCAGGTGCGTCTGGCTTACACGTGGAGCAAGTTACTGGACAACGCCAGCGAGATCTTCTCGCCTGCCGGGATCAACTCGAGTTCGCTTGCCGCGGTGCCGGCGGTGTTCGGCGGGCAGGCGCGGGAGCGCGCCGTTTCGACGTTCGACCGGACGCAGCGGCTGGTGATGGCCTACGTGTACGATCTGCCCTGGATGAAGAACCAGCGCAACATCGCCGGACGTGTGCTCGGCGGATGGAGCGTTTCCGGGATCACGACGTTCGAGAGCGGCGTTCCGTTCAACGTGGTGAACGGGCTGAATGCGGACGGCATCGGCGGATCTGGCGACCGTCCGAACTACAATCCGAACGGCCAGCGCAATGTCCGGGCCGTGTTCAGCAGCACGAGCCCGACCGGCTACATCAACCCGGACGCGGGTGGCGCGCCCATCGATCCGGCGCAGGCCGAGTTCATCGGCTTGCCGGCGCAGAGCGGCGCCAACCCGGGAGTAACCGGGAACCTCGGCCGTAACGTGCGCCGTACTCCGGGCATCAATAACTTCGATGTGACGCTGACGAAGTCGGTGAAGATCGCCGAGAACTGGCGGTTTCAGTTCCGGACGGAGTTCTTCAACTTCTTCAACCATCCGCAGTATGGGTCGCCGAGCATCAGTCCGTTCTCGCCGGGTGAAGGAGTGTTCGCGGCGAGCGTGGCGACGTCGGGCGCGGGGCAGTTCCTGAACCTGTCGCTTCCCGATGGCGGCGGCCGGGTGATCCGTTACCAGGTGAAGCTGCTATTTTGA
- a CDS encoding CusA/CzcA family heavy metal efflux RND transporter, producing the protein MLEKLIDFALDNRWMVMVGIVALAAYGLVALFDLPVDAFPDLTNNQVVVITECPAMSAGEVELLVTYPLESALMGLPRKLEIRSISKLGLSMVTVVFEDDVNTYFARQVINERLQEIRSRLPDTVTTSLGPVATAFGEVYQYTVEGAPSAMEGKTLHEWTVKNQLRALTGVNEVNTWGGETRQYQVIVNPAALLRYKLTVRDLFERIRDNNENFGGGFIEHSSEQYNVRGLGRVSGVEDLRDIVVLARAGTPVLLKDVAEVKIGPMPRQGAVTRDGKGEAVSGMTIMLKGENGKRVIERVKDKLASMHLPEGVKIIPFYDQSTVIDGTIATVQRNLIEGGLLVVLVLVVFLGNVRAAVIVAAVIPLSMLAGFIGMRYFGISANLMSLGAIDFGMIVDGAVVMMENAARQLHGPRAGVWDPVSRIREAAHEVARPILFGVAIIIAVYLPIFLLEGLEGRMFRPMAITVCSALVGSLGLALFGVPAIAAVAVRKPVKEHGEHWFEGLRAGYERLLRGVIRARMAVVALALAVVAVALGSLAYIGTEFMPRLDEGSILIESRKLPGIALSDSVSISTRVEKILMQAPEIAGIVTKIGRPDLATEAMGIHQGDIYVLLKPLDQWKRFSNKEQLIEDIDRRLAGVPGVAFNFTQPMAMRLDEVVSGVKADLAVKIFGEDSAVLQQEAERVLRVLTSVPGAADEQMEIVSGVAEVTVKADRAALARYGMNVSDLREVMEMVVGGIEVSQLIEGQRRFDIVMRLPETSRENLESIRNLPLTAPGGERIRLGQVARVELQRGPDVITRENGQRRIVVQSNVRGRDLGSFVAEVRRRVDAEVKLPPGYSMEFGGQFENQDRAMKRLGLVLPVTGAIIFGILFATFHSLRQALLIILNVPFALVGGVAMLWLRGLNLNLSASIGFIALFGVAVLNGIVLVSAINRLREGGQEMAEAVVEGAGTRLRPVLMTALVASLGFVPMALATSTGAEVQRPLASVVIGGLATSTLLTLFVLPAVYPWFSRASR; encoded by the coding sequence ATGCTTGAGAAACTGATTGATTTCGCGCTGGACAATCGCTGGATGGTGATGGTGGGGATCGTGGCGTTGGCGGCCTACGGCCTGGTGGCGCTTTTCGATCTTCCCGTGGACGCATTTCCGGATTTGACGAACAACCAGGTGGTGGTGATCACGGAGTGCCCGGCGATGAGCGCGGGCGAGGTGGAACTGCTGGTGACGTATCCGCTGGAATCGGCGCTGATGGGTCTGCCGCGGAAGCTCGAAATCCGCTCGATCTCGAAGCTCGGGCTGTCGATGGTGACGGTGGTGTTCGAGGACGATGTGAACACGTACTTCGCGCGCCAGGTGATCAACGAACGGCTGCAGGAGATCCGGTCCCGGCTGCCGGACACGGTGACGACGTCGCTGGGGCCGGTAGCGACGGCGTTCGGCGAGGTCTACCAGTACACGGTGGAAGGCGCGCCGAGCGCGATGGAAGGCAAGACGCTGCACGAGTGGACGGTGAAGAACCAGCTTCGCGCGCTCACGGGCGTGAATGAAGTGAACACGTGGGGCGGGGAAACGAGGCAGTACCAGGTGATTGTGAACCCGGCGGCGCTGCTGCGATACAAGCTGACCGTGCGGGACCTCTTCGAGCGGATCCGCGACAACAACGAAAATTTCGGCGGCGGGTTCATCGAACACTCGTCGGAGCAATACAACGTGCGGGGGCTGGGCCGGGTGAGCGGCGTGGAGGATCTGCGCGACATCGTGGTGCTGGCGCGGGCGGGGACGCCGGTGCTGCTGAAGGACGTTGCTGAGGTGAAGATCGGGCCGATGCCGAGGCAGGGCGCGGTGACCCGGGACGGCAAGGGCGAAGCGGTTTCCGGCATGACGATCATGCTGAAGGGAGAAAACGGGAAGCGCGTCATTGAGCGGGTGAAGGACAAACTGGCGTCGATGCATCTGCCGGAGGGCGTGAAGATCATTCCGTTCTACGACCAGTCGACGGTGATCGACGGCACGATCGCCACGGTGCAGCGGAACCTGATCGAAGGCGGGCTGCTGGTGGTGCTGGTGCTGGTGGTGTTTCTCGGAAACGTACGGGCGGCGGTGATCGTGGCGGCGGTGATTCCGCTCTCGATGCTCGCCGGCTTCATCGGGATGCGGTACTTCGGCATTTCGGCGAACCTGATGAGCCTGGGCGCGATCGATTTCGGGATGATCGTGGATGGGGCGGTGGTGATGATGGAGAACGCGGCGCGGCAGTTGCATGGTCCGCGGGCGGGCGTTTGGGATCCGGTGTCGCGCATCCGGGAGGCGGCGCACGAAGTCGCGCGGCCGATTCTATTCGGCGTGGCGATCATCATCGCGGTGTATCTGCCGATCTTTCTGCTCGAGGGGCTGGAGGGGCGCATGTTCCGGCCGATGGCGATCACGGTGTGTTCGGCGCTGGTGGGCTCGTTGGGGCTGGCTTTGTTCGGCGTACCGGCGATTGCCGCCGTCGCGGTGCGGAAGCCGGTGAAGGAGCATGGAGAGCACTGGTTCGAGGGGTTGCGGGCGGGTTACGAGCGGCTGCTGCGCGGCGTGATTCGGGCGCGGATGGCGGTGGTGGCGCTGGCGCTGGCGGTGGTGGCGGTGGCGCTCGGTTCGCTTGCCTATATCGGCACGGAGTTCATGCCTCGCCTTGATGAAGGTTCGATTTTGATCGAGAGCCGGAAGCTGCCGGGAATCGCGCTGAGCGATTCGGTGTCGATCTCCACGCGGGTGGAGAAGATCCTGATGCAGGCGCCTGAGATCGCCGGGATCGTAACCAAGATCGGCCGGCCGGACCTGGCCACCGAGGCCATGGGCATCCACCAGGGCGACATCTACGTGCTGTTGAAGCCGCTGGACCAGTGGAAGCGCTTTTCGAACAAGGAGCAGTTGATCGAAGACATCGACCGGCGGCTGGCCGGCGTACCGGGCGTCGCGTTCAACTTCACACAGCCGATGGCGATGCGTCTGGACGAGGTGGTGAGCGGGGTGAAAGCGGATCTGGCGGTCAAGATTTTCGGCGAAGATTCCGCCGTGCTGCAACAGGAAGCCGAGCGGGTCTTGCGGGTGCTGACCAGCGTCCCGGGCGCCGCCGATGAGCAGATGGAGATCGTATCGGGCGTGGCGGAAGTGACGGTGAAGGCGGACCGCGCGGCGCTGGCCCGGTACGGGATGAACGTTTCCGACCTGCGCGAGGTGATGGAAATGGTGGTGGGCGGCATTGAGGTTTCGCAGTTGATCGAAGGGCAGCGGCGGTTCGACATCGTGATGCGGCTGCCGGAGACATCGCGGGAGAACCTGGAGTCGATCCGCAATCTGCCGCTGACGGCGCCGGGCGGTGAGCGCATCCGGCTGGGCCAGGTGGCGCGGGTGGAACTGCAGCGCGGGCCGGACGTGATCACGCGCGAGAACGGGCAGAGGCGGATCGTGGTGCAGTCCAACGTGCGCGGACGGGACTTGGGGAGCTTCGTGGCCGAGGTTCGGCGGCGCGTGGACGCGGAGGTGAAGCTGCCGCCGGGGTACTCAATGGAGTTCGGGGGCCAGTTCGAGAATCAAGACCGGGCGATGAAGCGGTTGGGCCTGGTGCTGCCGGTGACGGGGGCGATCATCTTCGGCATTCTCTTCGCGACGTTCCACTCGCTCCGGCAGGCGCTGCTGATCATTCTGAATGTGCCGTTCGCGCTGGTTGGCGGCGTGGCGATGCTATGGCTGCGCGGGCTGAACCTGAACCTGTCGGCTTCGATCGGGTTCATCGCGCTGTTCGGCGTGGCGGTGCTGAACGGAATCGTGCTGGTGAGCGCGATCAACCGGCTGCGCGAGGGAGGGCAGGAGATGGCGGAGGCTGTGGTGGAAGGGGCGGGCACGCGGCTGCGTCCGGTGTTGATGACGGCGCTGGTGGCGAGCCTCGGGTTCGTGCCGATGGCCCTGGCGACGTCGACCGGCGCGGAAGTACAGCGGCCGCTGGCGTCGGTGGTGATCGGAGGGCTGGCGACGAGCACGCTGCTGACGTTGTTCGTTCTGCCGGCGGTGTATCCCTGGTTTTCGCGGGCGAGCCGGTAA
- a CDS encoding sterol desaturase family protein yields the protein MIYAVWLAGFGLLFVVLERLWPRYPDQPLFRRGILSDVGYVVFNSHYLGVVVALALREVWPMSGLGRFELGLFAKTGFWTQFFAGFLMLDFLQWCVHNLLHRAPFLWEFHKVHHSIVDMDWIGNWRIHWAEILVYRSLLYVPLAVMGFAGPVMFWIGVLNTLAGHFAHANVRWRIGPLRYLINSPELHIWHHTHPESGPPDRNFALTLAIWDWMFGTWYLPDRDPERLGFEGIERYPAQLPGQWWAPFRRLLKTEPPR from the coding sequence GTGATCTACGCGGTCTGGCTAGCTGGATTCGGTTTGCTGTTCGTGGTTCTGGAGCGGCTGTGGCCGCGCTATCCCGATCAGCCGCTGTTCCGCCGCGGGATTCTGAGCGACGTTGGCTATGTCGTCTTCAACTCCCATTACCTGGGCGTGGTGGTGGCGCTGGCGCTGCGGGAAGTGTGGCCGATGTCGGGGCTGGGCCGGTTCGAGCTCGGCCTATTCGCTAAGACCGGGTTCTGGACGCAGTTCTTCGCCGGGTTCCTGATGCTCGATTTCCTGCAATGGTGCGTGCACAATCTGCTGCACCGGGCGCCGTTTCTTTGGGAGTTCCACAAGGTGCACCATTCGATTGTCGACATGGATTGGATCGGCAACTGGCGCATTCATTGGGCGGAGATCCTGGTGTACCGGTCTCTGCTTTACGTTCCGCTGGCGGTGATGGGATTCGCCGGGCCGGTGATGTTTTGGATCGGCGTGCTGAACACGCTCGCCGGGCACTTCGCTCATGCGAACGTGCGGTGGCGCATCGGGCCGCTGCGGTATTTAATCAACAGCCCGGAGCTGCATATCTGGCACCATACGCATCCGGAATCGGGGCCGCCCGACCGCAACTTCGCGCTGACGCTGGCGATCTGGGACTGGATGTTCGGCACCTGGTACCTGCCGGATCGCGACCCGGAGCGGCTGGGGTTCGAAGGAATCGAACGATACCCGGCGCAACTGCCGGGCCAGTGGTGGGCGCCTTTCCGCCGATTGCTGAAAACAGAACCCCCCCGCTAG
- a CDS encoding DegT/DnrJ/EryC1/StrS family aminotransferase, protein MRIPPVNFRALLDATETAWRPGLEALLARQMFILGPELEAFERDFAASTGAPHAIGVGSGSAAIELCLRHAGIVRPNQEVLTSALTAPFTGVAIAAAGCRPRFADVDPETLLLDPADAARRITRRTAAIVPVHLYGQPCDMAAFRRLAKAASAALIQDACQAHGVTWNGHPLTRYSPYVCYSFYPTKNLGALGDAGAIATASRSTNTALRMMRDGGRRPGTQIAQAAGINSRLDEMQAVFLRAFLPHLNEWNAHRRHIASLYDAAFESWPGVRLVRTAQESVRHLYVIRVHRRDRVRAALAAQGIGAGVHYPEPLHTMPAFRDCGLKRGDLPNAERATREVLSLPLWPYMPEAMAEEVAAAVREAVKRA, encoded by the coding sequence ATGCGTATACCTCCCGTCAATTTCAGAGCACTCCTCGACGCCACCGAAACCGCATGGCGTCCCGGTCTCGAAGCCCTGCTCGCCCGGCAGATGTTCATCCTCGGTCCGGAACTCGAAGCGTTCGAACGGGACTTCGCCGCCTCCACCGGAGCGCCCCACGCCATCGGCGTCGGCTCCGGCTCGGCTGCCATCGAATTGTGCCTCCGCCACGCCGGCATCGTCAGGCCGAATCAAGAGGTGCTGACTTCGGCGCTCACCGCCCCCTTCACCGGAGTCGCCATCGCCGCCGCCGGATGCCGCCCCCGCTTCGCCGACGTCGATCCCGAAACGCTCCTCCTGGACCCCGCCGACGCCGCCCGCCGCATCACGAGGCGCACCGCCGCCATCGTCCCCGTTCACCTCTACGGACAACCCTGCGACATGGCCGCGTTCCGCCGCCTCGCCAAGGCTGCCTCCGCCGCCCTCATCCAGGACGCCTGCCAGGCCCACGGCGTCACATGGAACGGCCACCCCCTCACCCGCTACTCGCCCTACGTCTGCTACAGCTTCTACCCCACCAAGAATCTCGGCGCGCTCGGCGACGCCGGCGCCATCGCCACCGCCTCACGCTCCACCAACACTGCGCTGCGCATGATGCGCGACGGCGGCCGCCGGCCCGGCACGCAGATCGCCCAGGCCGCCGGTATCAACTCACGCCTGGACGAGATGCAGGCCGTATTCCTCCGCGCCTTCCTCCCGCATCTCAACGAATGGAATGCGCACCGCCGCCACATCGCCTCCCTCTACGACGCCGCCTTCGAATCCTGGCCCGGCGTGCGCCTCGTCCGGACAGCCCAGGAATCCGTCCGCCACCTCTACGTGATCCGCGTCCACCGTCGCGACCGCGTGCGTGCGGCCCTAGCCGCGCAGGGCATCGGAGCCGGCGTCCACTACCCGGAGCCTCTACACACCATGCCCGCCTTCCGCGATTGCGGCTTGAAGCGCGGCGATCTTCCCAACGCTGAGCGCGCTACCCGCGAAGTGCTGAGCCTCCCGCTTTGGCCCTACATGCCGGAAGCGATGGCCGAAGAAGTCGCGGCCGCGGTCCGTGAGGCGGTCAAACGCGCCTGA
- a CDS encoding alpha/beta hydrolase family protein has protein sequence MSGPYARWMDRWETQLANVDQNRVQRPFEWGLDWLDFAPGLPKPNGHDPAAFLAAYSDAAVAVSDRIFDHRRFPPRSFALSGSTLSFPSVLDSPHPENNTVYAEYFPAPGATRAVLVIPQWNSDDQSHLSLCALFRKLGITALRLSKAYHHRRKPPETARADYHVSSNLGRTIHATCQSVLDARCAIDFLEQQGFERIGIVGTSLGSCVALLTAAHDARLRAAAFNHVSMYFADVVWTGMSCRHIRASLEGNVTSEQLRRWWLSISPAAYLDKLSHRDLRSRLIWGRYDTTFRPEYSALVLDGFRQRGLAHDVFCLPCGHYTTGKFPFAWMDAWAICRYLYKFL, from the coding sequence ATGAGCGGTCCGTACGCCCGTTGGATGGATCGTTGGGAAACCCAACTGGCCAACGTCGATCAGAACCGCGTCCAGCGCCCATTCGAGTGGGGCCTGGACTGGCTCGATTTCGCCCCCGGCCTCCCCAAACCCAACGGTCACGACCCCGCGGCCTTCCTCGCCGCCTATTCCGATGCCGCCGTGGCCGTCAGCGACCGCATCTTTGATCACCGGCGCTTCCCACCCCGCTCGTTCGCCCTTTCCGGATCCACTCTCTCATTCCCGAGCGTCCTCGATTCACCCCACCCGGAGAACAACACCGTCTACGCCGAGTACTTCCCCGCCCCCGGAGCCACACGCGCCGTCCTGGTTATCCCCCAATGGAACTCCGACGACCAGAGCCATCTGAGTCTTTGCGCGCTCTTCCGGAAACTCGGCATCACCGCGCTCCGCCTGAGCAAGGCGTACCATCACCGCCGCAAGCCGCCCGAAACCGCGCGCGCCGACTATCACGTTTCGAGCAATCTCGGCCGCACCATCCACGCCACCTGCCAATCCGTACTCGACGCCCGCTGCGCCATCGACTTCCTCGAACAGCAGGGCTTCGAGCGAATCGGCATCGTCGGCACCAGCCTCGGCTCCTGCGTCGCTCTGCTCACTGCCGCGCATGACGCCCGCCTCCGCGCCGCCGCCTTCAACCACGTCTCCATGTACTTCGCCGACGTCGTCTGGACCGGCATGTCCTGCCGCCACATCCGCGCCTCGCTCGAAGGCAACGTCACCTCCGAGCAGCTCCGCCGGTGGTGGCTCTCCATCAGCCCCGCCGCCTATCTCGACAAGCTTAGCCACCGCGACCTCCGCAGCCGCCTCATCTGGGGCCGCTACGACACCACCTTCCGCCCCGAATATTCCGCCCTCGTGCTCGACGGTTTCCGCCAGCGCGGCCTTGCCCACGACGTTTTTTGCCTCCCCTGCGGACACTACACCACAGGTAAGTTTCCCTTCGCCTGGATGGACGCCTGGGCCATCTGCCGTTACCTCTACAAATTCTTGTAG
- a CDS encoding MFS transporter, which translates to MVGATPATSHIRSPSEQVALDAQSARTALSAFFLFGLLMSFPGAILPAWGYHLRDDFTEVGGYFLALAAGLLVSVRVGNFVLGRRTVRDAVVFGCALASVSFLGLALASPPAHFAWRVAGILLIGVSAGLINSGAFQALSGLYARDKAATVNMAGVLFGSGCLAMALIGSSTFYVYTVSSTLILVALIPAFAAGLYRRAAFAAGEAPAVVSWRDVWVEVRSPGAVLFTALLFFQFGNEWTAAAWIPIYLVQTIGTSPESSLAMLAGFWFCLFAGRVIAQVLLSRVGHGKILVGSAAAALFGCLVLWATNNRFGAWTGIAMMGLGFSPIYPLVVERIGHRFPEYHPGFFNGLLSLGTAGGLLAPWMLGLLADVWGIRTVVLFPFIGTILVFVLILLIWLEARLTGSQARR; encoded by the coding sequence ATGGTGGGTGCAACCCCGGCGACGAGCCACATCCGTTCCCCGTCTGAACAAGTGGCCCTGGACGCGCAGTCGGCACGGACGGCGTTGTCGGCGTTTTTTCTCTTTGGCCTGTTGATGAGCTTCCCCGGCGCGATTCTGCCGGCGTGGGGCTATCATCTTCGGGACGACTTCACCGAAGTGGGCGGCTACTTCCTGGCGCTGGCGGCCGGGTTGCTGGTATCGGTACGCGTGGGGAATTTCGTGCTCGGGCGGCGGACGGTGCGCGACGCGGTGGTGTTCGGGTGCGCCTTGGCGTCGGTCTCGTTCCTCGGGTTGGCGCTGGCGTCGCCGCCGGCGCACTTCGCGTGGCGGGTGGCGGGAATCCTGCTGATCGGAGTGTCGGCGGGGCTGATCAATAGCGGCGCGTTCCAGGCGCTCTCCGGCCTTTACGCGCGAGACAAGGCGGCGACGGTGAACATGGCGGGCGTGCTGTTCGGGTCCGGTTGCCTGGCGATGGCGCTGATCGGGTCCAGCACGTTCTATGTCTACACGGTGTCGAGCACGCTGATCCTGGTGGCGCTGATTCCGGCGTTCGCGGCGGGTTTGTATCGGCGGGCGGCGTTCGCGGCGGGGGAAGCTCCAGCAGTGGTTTCGTGGCGGGATGTTTGGGTGGAGGTGCGAAGTCCGGGCGCGGTGCTATTCACGGCGCTGCTGTTTTTCCAGTTCGGGAACGAATGGACGGCGGCGGCGTGGATCCCGATCTACCTGGTGCAGACGATCGGGACGAGTCCGGAGAGTTCGCTGGCGATGCTGGCCGGGTTCTGGTTTTGTTTGTTCGCGGGGCGGGTGATCGCGCAGGTGCTGCTATCGCGCGTGGGGCACGGGAAGATCCTGGTGGGCTCGGCGGCGGCGGCGTTGTTCGGGTGCCTGGTGCTGTGGGCGACCAACAACCGGTTCGGCGCCTGGACCGGGATCGCGATGATGGGTTTGGGGTTTTCACCGATCTATCCGCTGGTGGTGGAGCGGATCGGGCATCGATTCCCGGAGTATCATCCCGGGTTTTTCAACGGGCTGCTCTCGTTGGGGACGGCGGGCGGGCTGCTGGCGCCGTGGATGCTGGGGCTGCTGGCCGACGTTTGGGGAATCCGGACGGTGGTGCTGTTTCCATTTATCGGGACGATTCTGGTGTTCGTGCTGATCCTGTTGATATGGCTGGAAGCACGGCTGACGGGATCGCAGGCGAGGCGTTGA